The sequence GGGCTCGTCGAGGCAGAGAAGCTTGGGCTCGGTGGCGAGCGCGATGGCGATCTCGAGCGTGCGCTGCTCGCCGTGCGAGAGATTGGCGGCGAGCTCTTCGGCCTTGGCGTCCAGCCCCACGTCACGTAGCACCGCGTGCGAGCGCTCCATGAGGTCAGCGAAGGACCGATGGTGGCGCAGCAGATTCCAGCCGTGGTGGCGCGACTGGGCGGCGATGCGGACGTTCTCGAGTACGGTGGCCCCAGGCAGGATGTTGGTGATCTGGTAGGAGCGGGCGATGCCGCGCCGCGAGATGAGGTTCGGGGGCAGGCCCGCCACGTCGTCGCCGTCGAGCAGCACGCAGCCCGAGGAGGGACGGAGAACCCCGGTGATGCAGTTGAAGAATGTGCTCTTGCCGGCGCCGTTGGGGCCGATGATGGCGCGGATCTGTCCCCGCGGCACCGCGATGCTCACGTTGTTGACGGCC comes from Candidatus Methylomirabilota bacterium and encodes:
- a CDS encoding ABC transporter ATP-binding protein, whose protein sequence is MRFGGLVAVNNVSIAVPRGQIRAIIGPNGAGKSTFFNCITGVLRPSSGCVLLDGDDVAGLPPNLISRRGIARSYQITNILPGATVLENVRIAAQSRHHGWNLLRHHRSFADLMERSHAVLRDVGLDAKAEELAANLSHGEQRTLEIAIALATEPKLLCLDEPTAGMSVAETESSVELIRRIAHDLTIVIVEHDMEVVMGLAGAITVLHYGEVLAEGTPAQIQDNPRVQEVYLKS